The Lachnospiraceae bacterium KM106-2 nucleotide sequence AGTATTAAATCCAAGCGATATACAATCTACAATAGAATTCGTAAAAGAAGCTCCAACCGCATGAGTCTCACAATGCTCTTTGAACTCCATATCTTGATTATAAAAATCATAATTCGAGAAATATAATACTGGTATATTCTCTTTTGCTTTCTCTAATTTTTCCACTGCATAACTAATTTTCTCAGGAAGCCATATATCATCTTGATCTGCAAACGAATAGTAATCAGCCTCTCCACTTTTCTCTAATGTGTCAAAGAAACTGTATATAAATCCTTTATTCTCACCCTGTAACAAGGTGATCTTCCCTATTTTTTCATATTCTTTTAAAATAGCTACTGTTTGGTCCTTACTACCATCATCTCGAACATAAATATGAATATTAGGATATGTCTGATTTAAAATACTGTCCAATTGCTCACGTACATAGGCCTCTCCATTATATGTAGACATAACTACATTAACTTTCTTCATTTACACCCTCCCTGCTAAACTTAGCAAAATATGCAACTAACATAATACTAAAACTTATTAATAAAATACCGGTTATAGCAATATAGGAATACGCAGCCCCTTCTAACTGCATATTGCTCACAAAAAATGGGCAAATCCATATAGCAGATATAGCGGCAATTCCAAATCCAATAATCGGCATAAACTGACATCTCATTACTGTTAACAAAACATGAATTACGACTGCAAGCGAGTAAATAGTACCACCCACTAGTAACATCATAAAAATATTTCGATATGGCATTAAATCGGTATTATAGATAATAGATAACACAGAGCATCCTAACAAGTAACCACCAATCATAATAAAAACAGCAATTACTAATGTCAAACCTATTATCTGACAGATCATCTTCTTAAATTTGTTATACTCTTTCTCATTCCAAAGAATTGAAAGCTTCAATAATAGTGGTCTTAAAATAGTTTGTATCATTAGATTAATGATAAAACATGGCATAAATAAATACCCGTAGATTGCTTGGCTATCTAACGACATATATTCATCTATGGCATAACGTGGTGCATTATTTAAATACACAATTAAATATCCTGCTATACATAATGGAAGACATTCGTACAATAGCGAAAAAGTATTCTTCCATTTTTCATCTTGTTTTGATCGAATAAACTCATTTCTCGTAATATAAGTAAAATAAACTAATAGCACGACTGATATTGCAACTGCAACTAATCCTGACAGCAATAAATCTCGGGTAAAAACAAGTGTAACAGAAAAACCCATCATATAAATAAGAACTCTAGCAGACCATGTCTTTCCACTTATATCAAGGCGCTTATTTATTTGATAAGCGCCTTCATAAAGATCTCCAAGTGCATCTGTCACTTTTAGCATGCATAGCACAATAACTAACATAATCTTTTCATTTCCATACCCCTTAAATATTACATATCCCAAGGTACAGATCATCATAATAATACAAGTTAGAATTCTTGAATTTAGATAAGTAGAAAATGAATACTTTTCATTGATATCAGATGATTGATAATTTCGCATTCCATAATTAGCAATAGTATACATCATCTGAGAGACTGAAAATGTTAAGGTAAACAACCCCGCTGCATTGGTTCCGTTTACTCTCGAAACAACAATTAGTAAGATAGCAGACATAGCGGAATATAAGGTACTTCCAATAATATTCCAAATAACACCCTTGGTCTCTATATTTTTCCCATTACCTTTAAAAAACTGTATCACTTTATTCATTAGCCGCACCTACTTCCAGAAACGGATATATACCATAAATAGCGTAATAATACCATAAAGTAATATCGTGTTTCGAATAACAAGCTCTGCTACTTCTTTTCGTTCAGTTTTTAATTTAAACTTTGCAAATAAATCATTTCCAAATGGTAATAACATAAATAAAAACATCGGTATAAAATAACGTCCTTGAATACCAGACACATAATCCACTCCTACACCTGCAATGTTAGGATAGCATGTCCATGTAACATACATCATATAGTACATTCCAAGTACACTAATAATAGTTGCCACTAATGGAAATACTCTAATTTTCCAAGTTACTTTTGGAAGTTTACTCATTTCGTAGATTGCAACTACAAGTAATATACCAATGAAAATAAATACAAATGGCATTGGGAAATCAATGTCCAAGTTACCTAATCTACCGAAAAAACTATTGATATAATAAAGAAGATTCATCTTTATTGTGTGTAGAATTATTTTCGGAAAATGTAATATATGTCCAAACAGATAATTTCTCTGTGCAATAATATACTCATTTGTGTTATTTACGTAATTCGAAGTTATAGCATTTATATAAATAGTTGGAAGATATGCTAGGATAGCTGCCCCTACCGTTACTCCAATACATGTAATATATCTCTTCATATTTCCAAACTTCTTAATCGGAATAACAAATAATGCCAATAAGAATGGGGCACATGTTTGCTTTACCGCAACTAAGAATATTGTACATACAATAATGGATACAATATCTTTTATATCAATAATATATTCTTCCTTACTATAAACAATCTTCAAAATTGTTGCAAACAATAGCATAGACATTGCAATTAAAAGAGCATCATAGTTTACAGACGCACCAAGATAAATACTCATCGGCATCAATGCTACTAATGTCATTGTCCTCTTAAAATAAGGTGTTTTTCTTATCGCTAGGTAGATAGCACTAATGTACATAGTCAGATTTGCCAGTTTCCCCATTACAAGTAAATTATATGGTTCCGCCATAGCCGGAAATATTTTGCTGATTAACATTGAGAGAAACATACCAAATGCAGAAAATATATAACAGATAGGATTAATTCTTGTTAATTCACTATTATAAAATACTGATTTTGAATGATTTGTAGTGATCCAACTAGAAACAGCCATACTCTCATAGGTATATTTATCTTTTCCTTTTCGATCGCGTTTTTCTAAATTCTTATTCAAGTACTTCATAATGGACTCTGGTACATACTTTCCTACTGCATCATCCCCCATCATCTCTGGGAACAAATCGCCCCTAGAAACAGAATAAGAGTTCATATAGTGTGCATTTTCATCTGGAGTTCCCATTGGTGGTGTAATAATAATTAGTGCACTTCCCACTAACATAGCAATTAAAACAAAAAAATACTCTATCTTTATGTTATTAAACATTCTTATTCTCCTCTATTAAAACCATAAAATGATAGTACTTCTTTTTCTAGTTCTCTCCAGTCTCTTCTCTTTGCCGTTTCAATTCCATTCTCATATAACTTATCTCTTAAGTTGCTATCTGAACAAATTCTTTCAATTGCACGTACTGCATCGCCTTCTTTATTTCTATCATAGAAAAGACAATTTTCTTCATCTCTTAAGTATTCAATATTTCCCTCATTTGGTGCTACAACTACGTAACCACCTGTAGACATCATTTCTAATGGTGGATATGAGAAACTCTCTAATAAACTAGACTTAATTAATATATGACATTGCTGATATACTTCTGGAACTTTTTCATATGGTACTTTATGAAGGAATTTATCTACATGATACCATGCTTTTGGTTTTCCTAAATATGACATAAACCAGATTTCATATTTGTCCTTATCTAGCTGCTCGATAATTCTAAAGCTTTCATCAACATTCTTATAATAATCGTTACTATTTCCTTCAACAAGAATTCTAATTTTACCATTATTATTAAAGTTACGTTTCTTTGCTGTAAAATGCTCTAAATCAATTCCATTTGGTAAATAGCTAGCATCTTTCTCATAAGAATCCACCAACCAGTTCTGACACCATTTTGATATTGTTATGAAATTAACATCAAAACATGGATTATAACTTTGGTTTGCTGCAACTTTAAAGAAATTACCTGCCTCATAAAAATCAGTTTCAAAATTTTGAACAAAATAGTATCTGTCTTTTATATTTGGATATAATGCTAATGTGGATAATGTTGACCATAACGTAGCGACCATTTTATCAAAGGATGTATGGATCTGTTGTGTTTGTTTTGATACAACCGGAATTCTGCTTCCATCTTTTAAAATATCTTTACTCTCAAAACCATCATTAATTAAAGTAACATCATATCCATAGCTTTGAAGAATCGCTGCATGTTTAAAGATAACAAGAATACC carries:
- a CDS encoding alpha-L-Rha alpha-1,3-L-rhamnosyltransferase, producing MKKVNVVMSTYNGEAYVREQLDSILNQTYPNIHIYVRDDGSKDQTVAILKEYEKIGKITLLQGENKGFIYSFFDTLEKSGEADYYSFADQDDIWLPEKISYAVEKLEKAKENIPVLYFSNYDFYNQDMEFKEHCETHAVGASFTNSIVDCISLGFNTVINKCTRDMIIKDMPKFCCGHDWWSYMICTGMGEVIYDTRYTVKYRRHDNNVSPGGMSFFKLQVWRFKKFFKDDYFNKVREQIREYQRIYGNQLKLEDQKMLALFGANSYHFTKAIRKVFYGKKFRQSLPDEILVRVIFLMGKL
- a CDS encoding heteropolysaccharide repeat unit export protein encodes the protein MNKVIQFFKGNGKNIETKGVIWNIIGSTLYSAMSAILLIVVSRVNGTNAAGLFTLTFSVSQMMYTIANYGMRNYQSSDINEKYSFSTYLNSRILTCIIMMICTLGYVIFKGYGNEKIMLVIVLCMLKVTDALGDLYEGAYQINKRLDISGKTWSARVLIYMMGFSVTLVFTRDLLLSGLVAVAISVVLLVYFTYITRNEFIRSKQDEKWKNTFSLLYECLPLCIAGYLIVYLNNAPRYAIDEYMSLDSQAIYGYLFMPCFIINLMIQTILRPLLLKLSILWNEKEYNKFKKMICQIIGLTLVIAVFIMIGGYLLGCSVLSIIYNTDLMPYRNIFMMLLVGGTIYSLAVVIHVLLTVMRCQFMPIIGFGIAAISAIWICPFFVSNMQLEGAAYSYIAITGILLISFSIMLVAYFAKFSREGVNEES
- a CDS encoding membrane protein related to Actinobacillus protein, giving the protein MFNNIKIEYFFVLIAMLVGSALIIITPPMGTPDENAHYMNSYSVSRGDLFPEMMGDDAVGKYVPESIMKYLNKNLEKRDRKGKDKYTYESMAVSSWITTNHSKSVFYNSELTRINPICYIFSAFGMFLSMLISKIFPAMAEPYNLLVMGKLANLTMYISAIYLAIRKTPYFKRTMTLVALMPMSIYLGASVNYDALLIAMSMLLFATILKIVYSKEEYIIDIKDIVSIIVCTIFLVAVKQTCAPFLLALFVIPIKKFGNMKRYITCIGVTVGAAILAYLPTIYINAITSNYVNNTNEYIIAQRNYLFGHILHFPKIILHTIKMNLLYYINSFFGRLGNLDIDFPMPFVFIFIGILLVVAIYEMSKLPKVTWKIRVFPLVATIISVLGMYYMMYVTWTCYPNIAGVGVDYVSGIQGRYFIPMFLFMLLPFGNDLFAKFKLKTERKEVAELVIRNTILLYGIITLFMVYIRFWK